From Flavobacterium sp. 102, a single genomic window includes:
- a CDS encoding efflux RND transporter periplasmic adaptor subunit — protein MSKKKIYWLVGIIALLLIVLVILKKNGVIGADDGIIEVETAKADEITIIETVSATGKIQPEIEVKISSEVSGEIIDLPIKEGQVVKKGQLLVKINPDLYTSGYNRTISNLSGTKAGLSQADATFKEAKASYDRSKTLFDKGIISKSEWDKATATFEGAKANKESAYYNVQSANATVREAKDNLGRTTIYSPADGTISSLGVELGERVLGTQQMTGTEILRVANLDNMEVEVDVNENDIVKISIGDSTNISVDAYLKKEFKGIVTSISNSASTATTADQVTNFKVKVRILKESYQDLLEGKSANFSPFRPGMTATVDIITTRKEKVIGVPISSVLVKSDTTATKSYMVKEEPEEKKVTAKSDKKFECVFVKVGDKAKIRVIKTGIQDDTNIEVVSGLKKGDVVIIGPYTTVTKDLNSGDKVKLKNSTDKEKAK, from the coding sequence ATGTCAAAAAAGAAAATATATTGGTTAGTAGGAATAATCGCGTTGCTTTTAATAGTATTAGTGATTTTAAAGAAAAATGGAGTAATCGGTGCAGATGATGGTATCATTGAGGTAGAAACTGCTAAAGCCGATGAAATTACAATTATCGAAACGGTTTCGGCTACCGGTAAAATTCAACCGGAAATTGAGGTAAAAATCTCTTCTGAGGTTTCGGGAGAAATTATCGATTTGCCCATCAAAGAAGGACAAGTGGTTAAAAAAGGACAACTTTTAGTCAAAATCAATCCCGATTTATATACTTCAGGCTACAACAGAACGATTTCTAACTTGTCTGGAACCAAAGCCGGTTTGAGTCAGGCCGACGCTACATTTAAAGAAGCAAAAGCCAGTTACGACAGAAGCAAAACGCTTTTTGACAAAGGCATCATTTCCAAATCAGAATGGGACAAAGCAACCGCTACTTTTGAAGGTGCTAAAGCCAACAAAGAATCCGCTTATTACAATGTACAAAGTGCTAACGCCACGGTAAGAGAAGCTAAAGACAACTTAGGAAGAACCACCATTTATTCTCCGGCAGACGGAACAATTTCTTCTCTTGGTGTCGAATTAGGCGAAAGAGTTTTGGGAACCCAACAAATGACCGGAACGGAAATTCTTCGTGTAGCCAATTTGGACAACATGGAAGTGGAAGTAGATGTAAACGAAAATGACATCGTTAAAATCAGTATTGGTGACAGTACCAATATTAGTGTTGATGCTTATTTGAAAAAGGAATTCAAAGGCATAGTAACCAGCATTTCTAATTCTGCGAGTACAGCAACTACCGCTGATCAAGTGACTAATTTTAAGGTAAAAGTTAGAATTCTAAAAGAATCTTATCAAGATTTATTAGAAGGTAAATCGGCTAATTTTTCGCCGTTCAGACCGGGAATGACTGCAACGGTTGACATAATCACGACAAGAAAAGAAAAAGTAATTGGTGTGCCAATCAGCTCTGTTTTGGTGAAATCAGATACCACGGCTACGAAATCCTATATGGTTAAGGAAGAGCCGGAAGAGAAAAAAGTGACGGCCAAAAGCGATAAAAAATTTGAATGTGTATTTGTGAAAGTTGGTGACAAAGCCAAAATCAGAGTCATTAAAACAGGCATTCAAGATGATACTAATATTGAAGTGGTTTCAGGTTTGAAAAAAGGGGATGTTGTGATTATCGGACCTTATACTACGGTGACCAAAGACCTGAATTCGGGTGATA
- a CDS encoding TolC family protein, producing the protein MKIIKIHLLLTFVLLLGFSSLAQTKKWTIEECVAYAMKNNISIKQSELDVRLADIDKKAAVGNFFPSLNASSQHSWSIGANINPVTNARENQTTQFTQMSLSSSVDLYNGLQNQNRLRRAKLAQLASQYQLTKMQDDISLFVANAYLDILFNRENLKVQQSQLTNDEKQLIRAQELVDAGMVPRGDLLDMRATVASDKQKVVVAENALLISRLSLAQLLRLEDFASFDIADVDIEPTPSPVMAESPEAIVAKANEVRVEIKIAKANLDLAERDIKIAKGALQPSLSFGYNFGTNASYSDRIIGVDSNGVPIIAGPLPVFDQFSDNKGHNFGLQLNVPIFNGFSAKNNVDRSKIAYERSKNTFDQAKIDLETNVYKAITDTKGALNTYEASIATLEARQEAFNYAKEKYAVGMMNAFDYNQSQTLYINSQSDVIRAKYDYIFKTKVVELYFGIPIIQKQ; encoded by the coding sequence GTAGCTTATGCTATGAAAAACAATATTTCCATCAAGCAATCGGAACTCGATGTAAGATTAGCGGACATTGACAAAAAAGCGGCTGTGGGCAACTTTTTTCCGAGCTTAAATGCCAGCAGTCAACATTCTTGGAGCATTGGAGCTAACATCAACCCGGTGACTAACGCACGTGAAAATCAAACTACTCAATTTACCCAAATGAGTTTAAGTTCAAGTGTTGATCTTTACAATGGTTTGCAAAATCAAAACCGACTGCGAAGAGCCAAATTAGCACAATTGGCTTCTCAATACCAATTGACCAAAATGCAAGATGATATTTCACTATTTGTCGCCAATGCTTATTTGGATATTTTATTTAACAGAGAAAACTTAAAAGTACAGCAAAGCCAATTAACCAATGATGAAAAACAGTTGATTCGCGCACAAGAGTTAGTTGATGCCGGAATGGTGCCTCGTGGAGACTTATTAGATATGAGAGCTACGGTCGCTTCAGATAAACAAAAAGTTGTTGTGGCAGAAAATGCTTTACTTATTTCGCGATTGAGCTTAGCCCAATTACTTCGCCTGGAAGATTTTGCCTCTTTTGATATAGCCGATGTTGATATTGAGCCTACACCAAGTCCGGTGATGGCAGAGTCGCCGGAAGCTATTGTAGCCAAAGCCAATGAAGTTCGTGTAGAAATTAAAATTGCGAAAGCCAATCTTGATTTAGCCGAACGCGATATAAAAATTGCCAAAGGCGCTTTACAACCGAGCCTTTCTTTTGGGTATAATTTTGGAACCAACGCCAGTTACTCCGACAGAATAATTGGAGTCGACTCTAATGGTGTGCCGATAATCGCCGGACCACTCCCTGTTTTTGACCAGTTTAGTGATAACAAAGGGCACAACTTCGGACTCCAACTGAATGTGCCAATATTCAATGGTTTTTCAGCAAAGAATAATGTAGATCGATCTAAAATAGCTTATGAAAGGTCTAAAAATACTTTTGATCAGGCAAAAATAGATTTGGAAACCAATGTCTATAAAGCCATAACCGATACCAAAGGCGCACTCAATACTTATGAAGCTTCTATTGCTACTTTGGAAGCCAGACAAGAAGCGTTTAATTATGCGAAAGAAAAATATGCAGTTGGAATGATGAATGCCTTTGACTACAATCAATCGCAAACGTTATACATCAATTCCCAATCGGATGTGATTCGTGCCAAATACGATTACATCTTTAAAACGAAAGTCGTAGAACTCTATTTTGGAATCCCAATCATTCAAAAACAATAA